A portion of the Archocentrus centrarchus isolate MPI-CPG fArcCen1 chromosome 19, fArcCen1, whole genome shotgun sequence genome contains these proteins:
- the LOC115797926 gene encoding microfibril-associated glycoprotein 4-like: protein MMIRIVFAVLLPAAAYQSPLPRDCSDIYRGGAGLDGVYTIYPAGSTSAVQVYCDMSKDDVDNSAEKWTVIQRRQDGTVNFYMKWDHYKTGFGSAAGEYWLGLETMHLLTQTKNYELRVDMEDFEGQKVFAHYSSFSVGPESDGYKLNLGSFIKGAAGDSLSIHNGMKFTTIDKDQDTHPSNCARVCYGGFWYSACYAANPNAIYMWGSSPTLTGVHWRTFKGLEYSLKTMIMKIRPVAT from the exons ATGATG ATCAGAATTGTGTTTGCAGTGCTGCTGCCTGCAGCAGCTTATCAGTCCCCTCTGCCCAGAGACTGTAGTGACATCTACAGAGGCGGCGCAGGCCTGGATGGAGTCTACACCATCTATCCAGCTGGCTCCACCTCTGCTGTGCAGGTTTACTGTGACATGAGCAAAGACGACGTTGACAACTCTGCAGAAAAGTGGACG GTGATTCAGAGAAGACAAGATGGGACAGTGAACTTCTACATGAAGTGGGATCACTACAAAACTGGATTTGGCAGTGCTGCTGGAGAGTACTGGCTGG GCCTGGAGACAATGCACCTGCTGACCCAAACCAAGAACTATGAGCTGAGGGTCGACATGGAAGATTTTGAGGGCCAGAAGGTCTTTGCCCATTACTCCTCTTTCTCTGTTGGTCCAGAGTCAGATGGATATAAACTAAACTTGGGAAGTTTCATCAAGGGTGCAGCAG GAGACTCTCTAAGTATTCACAATGGAATGAAATTCACCACCATTGACAAAGATCAAGATACACATCCTTCAAACTGTGCCAGGGTGTGCTATGGAGGATTCTGGTACAGTGCGTGCTATGCTGCAAACCCCAATGCTATCTACATGTGGGGGTCTTCGCCCACTTTAACTGGTGTGCACTGGAGAACTTTTAAAGGGCTTGAATACTCCCTAAAAACCATGATAATGAAGATTCGACCAGTTGCCACATAA